Proteins encoded by one window of Hippoglossus hippoglossus isolate fHipHip1 chromosome 15, fHipHip1.pri, whole genome shotgun sequence:
- the LOC117775444 gene encoding SLC35A4 upstream open reading frame protein-like, protein MANDKNPLGQLKDLVELKDQLEDIQRRMEDEIQAGVPPGGSLLASPFLKGFLAGYVVARLRSSALLGVAVGTCTGIFAAQSYAVPNIENTVKDYINNLKAGRK, encoded by the exons ATGGCTAATGACAAG aATCCTCTTGGCCAGCTCAAGGATCTGGTGGAGTTGAAGGACCAGCTGGAGGACATCCAGAGACGAATGGAGGATGAGATACAGGCTGGGGTTCCTCCA GGAGGCAGTCTGCTCGCTTCTCCTTTCCTGAAAGGTTTTCTGGCCGGGTACGTCGTCGCCAGGCTACGCTCCTCGGCGTTGCTCGGTGTTGCCGTAGGAACATGCACGGGAATCTTTGCGGCACAAAGTTATGCCGTTCCCAACATAGAAAACACCGTCAAAGACTACATCAACAACCTGAAAGCAGGACGCAagtga